The Desulfonatronospira thiodismutans ASO3-1 region TACAGAGCTGGCCAACAGCTCCGGCCAGGCTCTGCAGGAAATCGTAAATCTGGCCCAGGAGGCCGCTGATCAAGTGCGCTCCATAGCCACTGCCAGCGAGGAGCAGTCCTCTGCCAGCGAGGAAGTGAACAAAAGTATGGAGGACGTGAACCGCATTGCCAGGGAAACCGCCGATGCCATGAACCAGTCGGCTCAGGCGGTGTCTGATCTTGCCAATCAAGCCAGTGAGCTGAAAAAAATCATCGAAGACCTGAACAAAACGTAAACTTCAGGCTCATGTTTAGTTTAATGGTAAGCATTCAGGGGGCAGGAATCATGCAAAGTTTCCTGCTTGAGAGGCCGGTAAAGTCTTTCTGGCCCTCTTTAATCTTCAAAACCGTGTGTACGAAGCACCTGCCTGCCCGCTAAAATTGCGAAGGACAGCAAAGCGCATTTTAGTCGGGTGTACGTCTGCAGGCTTCCCGTGCCTAAGAAGATTTTTGGCACCCCAAAGGATTCCTGCCTGACAGATGGGGATTAGCTGTCATTCAAAACTTCGTCCATGCTCTGGGCAGTAAGGATACGTTCTGACCATTGCCTCAGTTTTTGAGAATCGGCAGACTCAATCAATCGTTGCTTGTCTTCCGGGATAGGACCAAACTTAAGGGCCAGCTGGCGCAGAAGCAGCTGGGCTTCGCCTTTTTGCATGCCCTGTTGCATGCCCTGCTGCATGCCTTTCTCTATGCCCTCCTGCATGCCCTTTTTAAGGGCGATTCTTTCTATGCTTGTTACGTATGGCATTTGATACTCCTCCTCTATTTGACGAATATCACTGAAAATTTTGGATTCCAGGTCTTCAGGTAAGGACATCAGCCAGTCCAGCACTTTAAACAGATCCAGGATTCTCTGACGATCCCAGCCCCGGGCAAAGAGAATGCGGATCAGCCGAATCTTGGCTGCGTATCGCTCCTTTGGTTTGCCCTGGGTCTTTTTGGTCAACAGATGCGATGCTGTAACCAGGGCATTTAATGCGTTTCGGGCTTGGGGGTCAAGATATTTGTATATGCCGGTATAATCAAACCAGGCCAGGCTTTTCCTCCAAGGGTCATCTGTCCATTGTGCCTGTCCCTGATAAATTCCTGTCCCTGATAAAAGGAAGGGAGCTCATACAACCACCCCCAGCCCCTCCTTGGCTAAGGAGGGGAGTTTACGTGTTACCATTCAGGGGATGCCAGCAATTGCCACCGAGAATAGACTTGAGGCGTACTCCCCAGCCGTGAGCGGCAGAGCCGCCCGCTCGCCCCGTGAAACACCCAGCACTCACTTTAATAATTTCGGTTTCATCACAAGCAAACAAATGGAAAAGTGAGTGCTGGGTCAGCGCAGCGGGTTTCACCGGGGTGTGCAACGAAGTTGCCAGCCTGCCCCGTTGAATAGCTCAAAGAGCTGGCCCGCAGGGCATTCAACTGGGGTGCCAAAAAATCTTCTTAGGCACGGGAAGCCTTCAGGCGTACACCCGACTAAAATACGCTTTGCTGTCCTGCGGAATTTTATCGGGCAGGCGGGTGCTCCGCACACACGGTTTTGAAGAATAAAGATCCTTAGCAAAGCATTACCTGCATGGCAGACAGGCAAATTGGCATCCCCCCCCTGATGGGTTAAGCGGGGACAGCCCCCTGGCCTTGTGCCCTCAGTCACCACCGAGGTCCCCCTGAATGGTTACCCCTGGTTAATATACATTTTTTTGTGGATTATGTTCTGGGTTGTCATGGGGCATAAAATGTGAAATATAGGTGATTGTTGTCTCGTATTATGATTCAAGTCATGGAGCTTGTGATATTATATATTTTTTTCAGTATAGCAATAAATGGGCATCTAAAGGATCCTTAAATGAAGTCGAATCAAAATGGTGATCTTGAGCAATTTTTTCCTGTATCAATATATTCAATACAACCTAATAAAGTAAATGACTTTCGAATATACATAAAAAGAGGTAATAATTACGTATTATTGACAAACAAAAAGGAAGCATTTTCTCTTTCGCAAAGAGATAGATTGTATAATTTAAACATTGAAACTGTATATATACCATATAATGAGGCTGAAAGTTATGATAGGTATTTAGTAGAAAATTTAGATAAAATTTTGTATGATGAAAATATCCCTTTACATGAAAGAAGCAAGACTTTTTATAATTTAGCAACTGATCTATCTTATGAAGTGATAAATGAAAAACTGTCATCAGATTATAAGTTTAAAGATTTATTAAATGTTATAGATCAGACTATAGATTTTCTTTCTAAACCTGAAAATTTAGCATCTGTACGCAAACTGATAAGTCATGATTATTATTCTTATACTCATTCTGTGAATGTTTTTGTTTATTCAGCATTTCTACTTAATCAATATAATTATGATAAAAAAGATATAACTTATATAGGATCTGGTGCCTTTCTGCATGATATAGGAAAATCTTTAATTCCACACCATACTCTTAATAAGCCTGGTGCTTTAAATAATAAAGAGTGGGAAATTATGAAAAAGCATCCTGAATATGGTATAGAAGCTTGCAGTAATTTAAGTTTATCTTATAAAACAAAATTTGTTATCAGGAATCATCATGAAAAACTGGATGGAGAAGGTTATCCAGACAGAATTAAAAAAATTCCTCACTATGTACAAATTGTAACTTGTTGTGATATTTTTGATGCACTAACTACAAACAGAGTATATGCTAATAAGCGCAGTCCATTTGAAGCTTTTAAATTAATGAAAGATAAAATGCATAAGCAGATAAACCTGGATATATTGGCTACATTTATTAAATTTATGGGCAAGAGTCCTGAAACTGTTCATTCTGAATAACAATAGATGTGACTGCAAAAAGTCATTTTTGCAGTCACAGACGTCAGAGATCAGGGGTCAGTAAAATCAGAGAGTTATGCAGATTGTTGATTTCTGAATTTTTCATTTCCCGACTTTTTGCAGGCGCATCACAATAATAATTTGGTGTAACATTTTAGCCATTTTTATGGAAAGCAGGGGACAGGCTCGCCCTATGGCACATGCGATGACACAGCTGAACTGTTACAATTTGACAAACTTTTTTTCGCAATCATGCACGGAAAAAAGGCCGCCTTTGGATAAATTCAGAAATAGGGTCATACAGTTTTTGTCGATCTCACCTAAACCTGTTTGGAGCGGTCATGCCACAGGATAACACATCTAAAGGCCTTTCCGAACTCACCCCGGAACAGTGTCAGGAGCTGTTCACAAATGCCCCGATAGGCGTTTTCACCACCACCTCGGATGGACATTTGCTATCAACCAACCCGTTTCTGGCCCAGATGCACGGTTATGATACTCCCGAAGAACTCATTGACTCCATAACTGATATCCCCAGCCAGTTATACGCAGATCCTGAAGACAGAAGCAAACTGCAGCAACAGCTTGCAACCCGCGGCCAGGTGCAAAATTTTGAGTGCCGCTTTCTCAGGCGGGATGGGTCAGTGTTCTGGGCATCCATAAATATCCGGGCAGTGCGGGATGCAACTGGCAGTTTCACTCATTATCAGGGGTTTGTTTCGGATATTACCGCGCATAAACAAACAGAAGAAGCCCTCCGTAAAAGTGAAGAAAAATACAGGACGGTTTTTGAGAATACAGGGACTGCAAGCTGTATCCTGGAAAAAGATGGCACCATATCCCTTGTCAATGCCAGATTTGCCCAGCTGGCTGGATATCACCCTGAACAGATTGAAAACAAAAAAACCTGGATGGAATTTGTAGTCCCGGAAGACCTTGAGAGCATGCGGCACCAGCATAATCTAAGACGTAAAGACAGAAAAAAAGCTTTAACTGAATACGAATTCAGGTTTGTGGATAAAGACAGTAATGTGAAGAACATTTACTTATATATCGACATGATACCCGGTACGGACAAAAGCGTGGCTTCACTGCTGGACATTACTGATCTCAAGCGTTCTGAGCAGGAAATGAAAGCCCAGAAAAGACTGCTTGAGGGTATCATCAACGGTGTTTCAGATGTCCTGGCCATCCAGTACCCCGACTTGAGTATAGAGCGCTACAACCAGACTGGCTACGACCTGCTGGGCATGTCTCTGGATGAGGTAAAAGGAAGAAAATGTTTTGAGCTCATAGGACGCCTCCAGGAATGTGAAGAATGTGCCACAAGAAAGGCCCTTAAAAGCAGGAAGGCAGAGCAGATAGAAAAGTTTGTTCCGGAACTGGGCATTTATCTTGAATGCCGCAGTAATCCCATACTGGATGAGAAAGGAAATGTCGTCCAGCTTATTGAACAGCTGAGGGATATTACTGAGTATAAACAAAAGGCAGAAGCCTTGCGGGAAAGTGAGCAAAAGCTGAGGTCTCTTTTTTCCGCAATGACTGAAGCAGTGGTTTTGCATGAGCTGGTTTTTGACAGCCGGGGAGAAGCAATAGATTATCGCATTATTGACTGCAACCAGGCATTTACAAAAATGACAGGCATTTCCAAAGCAGAAGCTGTGGGAAAACTGGCCACAGAAGTGTACGGCACCGATACACCTCCCTATTGGCAGGAATTTTCTCAGGTTGCAATTACCGGGACACCATTGGATTTTTCAACTTATTATCAACCACTGAACAAGCATTTACGCATTTCTGTTGTTTCACCGGAGAAAAATAAATTCGCCACTATTATCACGGATATCACTGAGTTGAAAAAGGCCGAGGAAACGATCCGCCTGAATGAAAAACGTCTTCAGACCCTTCTTGACCTTAATAACATGAAGGACGCCAGCGTAACCGAACTCACACATTTCGCAATGGAGGCAGCAGTGTCCCTGACCGGCAGTTCAATGGGTTACGTAGCTTTCCCCAGTGAGGATGAAACGGTGCTTAACATGTTTGCATGGTCCAGCAAAGCCATGCAGGAATGCGCGATCAAGGACAAACATGTGGAGTTCAAGGTATGCGATACAGGACTCTGGGGCGAAGCCATCCGCCAGCGCCGTGCAATTATCACCAATGATTACTCGACGTCATCTCCTTTGAAAAAAGGCATGCCCGAGGGTCATGTCCATGTAACCCGGCATATGAATGTCCCCATCTTTGACCAGGACAGGATTGTTATCGTTGCCGGTGCAGCCAACAAGCCAACCGCCTATAGTGACGATGATGTCCGCCAGCTTGAGCTTCTCATGTCCGGCCTTTGGACTATCCTCTGCCGCAAGAGGGCCGAACAGGAACGCGAACAGCTACAGGCCAGACTCCTTCAGGCCCAGAAGATGGAATCCATAGGCATCATGGCCGGTGGGGTGGCCCATGACTTCAACAACCTCTTGCAGACCATGAGCGGCAACATCGAGTTTCTTTTACAGGACAAGTCTGCGGATCATCCTGACATTTCCAGACTGCAGGCCATATCTCGCTCCATAGCACGCTCAGCCAGTCTTGTTCAACAGCTGTTGCTTGCAGGCCGCAAAGCAAAGTTCCAAAAAGTTCAAGTGGATCTCAATGAAGAACTGCAGGAAGTCTTCCAAATGCTTGAGCGGGTTGTCCCCAAAATGATCGCCCTTGAGCTGCACCTTGATCCTTACATCGAACCTATTGCTGCCGATCCGGTTCAGATCGAGCAGGTGCTTCTCAACCTGGCCAACAATGCTGTGGACGCCATGCCCCAGGGAGGACGGCTTGCCTTTGAGACCAATAGTGTGGTCCTGGACGAGGCTTTCGTAAAATTGCATCCCGGCGTAACTCCTGGGAATTATGTCCTTTTGTCTGTGACCGACACTGGATGCGGCATGGACAGGGAGACACTGCACCACATATTCGACCCCTTCTTCACCACCAAGGAAACCGGCAAGGGCAACGGCCTGGGTCTGGCCACTGCTTACGGCATTATCAATGCGCACGGCGGTTACATCCAGTGCTACAGCGAACCCGGACAGGGTACAACCTTCAAGATATTTTTTCCTGTCCAGGAAGCTGATGCATTGCAGCCAGATGAGTCTGCTCCGGCTGAAAATGCCCCGGGAGGCCGGGAAACAATCCTGGTGGTGGACGATGAACCGGAAATCCGGGAACTGACCCGGGAGGCTCTGGAATCATTGGGTTATTCCGCCAGAGTGGCCTCCAGCGGAGAAGAGGCTCTGGATATCTATAAACAGCAGGGGGAAAATGTTGACCTGGTGCTGCTGGATCTGAACATGCCGGGCATGGGCGGACGCAAATGCCTCCAGGAACTGCTGCACCTTGATCCCCGTGTCAGGGTTCTCATCGCCAGCGGGTATGCTTCCAACGGTCTGGATGTTTTAAATATTGGCTCCAGGGGGTATTTAGGAAAGCCCTATCAAATCAACGAACTGGCAGCTAAAATCAGGGAAGTACTTGACGATGCTTAGAGCTGTGCTGCCCGAAAGACAATTGTAGAGAGAGGTTATAAAAGCATTATGAGTGACTGGTGGTTGTGTGTATAACGTCTATGTGGCAGGAGTAGTCTGGAATTAGGCCTGGGAGGAATACCAATCCAAAGATTGAGTCGGTGGGGCAGGCAGTTACGCCTGCCCCGGGTTGATTTTAACGGTAGATGTTTTCAATCCAGTGCAGAGCTTCAGCATCGCTGACCTTTCCAGATACCGTTGTGTGGTGGCCAGGTTGGCATGCCGCAGGATGACCCTGGTCCCAATTTCCAGAGGAGCCCCAGCATGTGAGGCATGGGCGAATCTGTTTTACATGGCAAGTCAGTCTTGCCCCTGGCGCCTCCTTAGTCCAGCTATTGAAAATAAATCCCGATGTCAGGTTACTACTGACTACTGGCCACTGACTACTGCGACTGGAAATATGACTTTTTGCAGTCGCATCTACCTTTTATCCCGGAACATTTTGCGGTTGTGAAAGTAAAAGGAGACATCGTCCATGAGCTTGTAAAAAAGAGGCACGAACAAAATGGCCACAGTGCTGGCCAGGAGCATGCCTCCCACCACCACGGTTCCGATCACCTGGCGGCTGGCCGCTCCAGCGCCTGTGGCGAAGACCAGGGGCAAAACTCCGATAATAAAGGTCATGGCGGTCATGACGATGGGCCTGAAGCGCTGTCTGGCTGCGCTCAAGGCTGCTTCGGTGGAGTTCATGCCTTCGTTTTCCCGGTTCTGGGCGGCAAAGGCAACTATCAGGATGGCATTCTTGGCAGCCAGACCTATGAGCACCAGAAGCCCCACCTGGAAATAAATGTCATTGGGAAATCCCCTGAGCATGGCGGCCAGAGAGGCACCAAGCACCCCGAAGGGGACCGCGGAAGCCACGGCCAGGGGCAGGGTCCAGCGTTCGTACTGGGCGGCCAGGATCAATACCACCATGACCAGACCCAGCCCGAAAGCCGTGCCTCCCGCACCGGCGGCAACATCGAGCTGGAAGGCCTCTCCGATCCAGCCCAGGCTTGTCTCTCCATTCCCGATTATCTTTTCCGCCACTTCTTCCACCGCCTCCTTGGCTTCGCCGGTGGTGTAGCCCGGTGCTGCGTCAGCCATTAGCCTTGCTGCGCTGTTGACATTGTACCGGTTGATTACATCGGGTCCCACGTCCCGCTCCAGGGAGACCAGGGAGGTCAGGGGCAGCATCTGACCATGCTCAGAACGTACAAACACCTTGCTCAGGTCCTCGGGCCGGCTCCTGAAATCCTTTTCCGACTGCAGGTTCACCTGCCAGTTGCGGTCCTGCATGGTAAAATCACCTACATACAGGGTCCCGAAAGTACTCTGCATGGTTTCATATACCTGATTTACGGGGACCCCCATGTCCCTGGACTTTTCACGGTCCAGATCCGCCCGGTAATTGGGTATGTCTGTTTCCAAGGTGGTCCTGGCATTGACCAGTTCCGGCCGCTCGTTGGCTGCAGCCATGAGTTCCCAGGCCATGGCCTCCAGCTCCTCAACATCCATGTCACCGCGCACTTCCAGATAGCCTTCAACTCCCCCGGCCAGGGAAAGGCCGACAATGGGCGGAGGGACAAAGGCCAGGATATTCGCCTCCTGGATCTCCTGCCCCATACCCATGACCTTTTCGGTCATGGACTGGGCATCCTGTCCCGGTTCCTGGCGTTCATCCCAGTGAGTCAGATTCACAAACCCCATGCCCATATGGGAACGCAGGGCCATATCAAAAATATCCACCCCGGCTATCCCGGTAAAACTTTCAACCTCTTCCATCTCCATCAGGCCGTCCATAACCTTGTCCCTGGCCTGCTCAGTACGGGAAAGGGAAGAGGCAGCCGGCAGTTCCATGGCCATTATAAAGCCGCCCTGGTCCTCCTGGGGGATAAGTCCTGGAGCCATCCTGGTCACAGCATAAACTGTGGCCCCGGTAAACACTGCAAAGAGAAGGACACCAACCGCTGCATGCCGCACCATCTTGCTCACCACCCAGACATAAGCACTGGTCTGCATTTCAAATGCCCTGTTGAACCAGACAAAGGGCCTTGGCAGCCGACCGCGCTGTCTGTCCAGGAGCAGGGCGCACATGGCCGGAGTCAGGGTCAGGGCCACTACGCCCGAGACCACCACGGACACGGCAATGGTCACAGCAAACTGGCGGTAGAGCTCCCCGGTCATGCCGCCCAGAAAGGCGGAAGGGGCAAACACGGCCACCAGAACCAGGGTGGAGGCAAGTACCGCTCCAGCCACCTGCTTCATGGTTTCTATGGAAGCCTCCCTGGCCTTGAGACTTCTTTCCCGCATGAGCCTTTCCACGTTTTCCATGACAATAATGGCGTTATCCACTACTATGCCGATGGACAGCACCAGCCCGAATAGGGTGAGCAGGTTTACGGAAAAACCCATGGCCAGCATGCCGGCAAAGGTGCCTATGATGGACACCGGTATGGCGGTTACAGGAATAAGCGTGGCCCGCAGGCGCTGCAGAAAGATGAAGGTAACCAGAACCACCAGGGCCATGGCTATAAGCAGGGTAATCAGCACTTCCTGGATGGAGGCCTCAATAAATTCGGTAACGTCGTAGCCCATGGTATAGTCTAAGCCTTCGGGAAAGTGCACTGACATTTCCTCCAGGGCTTCGTTTACCACTTCAGCGGTTTCCATGGCATTGGCCCCTGGTGCCAGAAAGACCCCCATCCCCACTGCCTGCTGACCATTATATTCAGCCGAGAATCCGTAGCGCTGCGGACCCAGCTCAGCCCTGGCCACATCCCCCAGGCGCAGGGTACTCACGTTTTTCCCGGAGCGCAGGATGATATCCTCGTACTCCTCCGGCTCTGCAAGCATTTCGTCGGTGCTCACGGAGTAAGTAAAATCCACCCCTGCAGGAGCAGGGTCAGCCCCAATCCGGCCAGCTGCGTAATGCGCACTCTGCTCCCGGATGGCATCCGCCAGGTCCGACGGGGTAAGGTCGTGACGGGCCAGTTTGTCCGGGTCCTGCCAGATGCGCATGGAGTAGTCCTCGGGGGCGAATACCGAGGCCTCGCCCACACCGGGCAGGCGGTTGAGTTCTTCCAGGACGTTCATAATGGCGTAATTGGCGATAAAAAGGCTGTCCCGGCTCTCATCCGGGGAATATAGGACCGGCACCATGAGGATATTGGTGGATCTGTCCTCGGCACGTACCCCCTGGTCGCGCACCGCCTGGGGCAGCCTTGGCAGGGCGGCCTCCACCCGGTTGTTTACGTTCACCGAGGCCATATCCGGGTCAGTACCCATTTCAAAGGTGACCACTATCTGCAGTGTGCCGTCATCTGTGGTTGTGGACTCCATGTAGAGCATATCGTCCACACCGTTTATCTCCTGCTCCAGGGGCGCTGCCACCGCTTCCGCCACAACCTCTGCGCTGGCTCCGGGATAACTGGCGTTTACCACTACTTCCGGGGGAACCACTTCCGGATATTGCTCCACCGGCAAAACGCGCAGGGCTGTTGTCCCGGCCAGGACTATGATAATGGAGATGACCGAGGCGAAAATGGGGCGGTTGATAAAAAATCTGAGCATTACTTCGTCTCCGGATTTTCTGCAGGCCGGGCCTGGACCTGTTCTCCGTCCTCCAGGGCCACCTGGCCGTTGACCACCACCCTGTCCTTCTCCTGCAGTCCCTCAAAGACCGCCCAGCCGTCCTCAAGTACAGGGCCGAGCCTTACATGGCGCACCTGGGCCACGTTGTCCTCATCCAGAACAAAGACCATGGGACCTTCCTGATCCTGCCCTACAGCACTTTCCGGCACAAGAAAGACATCCTCCAGGTTCTGCAGCAGAAGACGCACACGCACAAACTGTCCGGGCATGAGTTCCTGGTCCGGATTGGCAAAAACAGCCCTGTAGGCAACCTCACCGGTATCCGGATCCACAGTACTGGCTGTAAAGTCCACAACACCTTTATGCGGATATTTTTGATCTCTGTCGGGCATAAGCCTGGCCAGAAGAACATCCAGACCTTCCCGGCCTACCCTGGCCCCTTCCAGGAGCGATTTCGGGGGGAGAGCTTCTTCCGGACCGGCTTGTGCAGCCATTCTTCTAGCCACGGCTTCTTCCTGGGGAATGGAAAAGCGAACATGCACCGGATCATTCCGGGTCATGGTGGTCAAGAGATCTCCCCAGCTTAAAAGATTACCTTCAGAGACATCCTCCATGCCGGTAATTCCGTCCACCGGGGCGCTGACCCTGGTGTAGCGCAGGTTGCGGCGGGCGTCTTCTACATTGGCCTCTGCCCTGCTCACAGCGGCTCCTGCCAGTTGATACTCGGTCCTGGCCTCGTCTCTGGTCTGCTCACTTACAGTGCCCTGCTCATACAGCCTGGAGTACCTTTTCCAGTCTCTTCTGGCATGATCATATCCGGCCCGGGCGTCTTCCAGATCCGCCCTGGCCTGGCGAAGAGCTATCTCAAAGGGTTCCTGGTCAATGACAAAAAGTTCGTCTCCCTTGCTAACTACTTCACCTTCCTGGTAAAGCTTCTCTTCCAGGATGCCCTCTACCCTGGATCTAACCTGAACGGTGCTGGAACCGTGCACCCGGGCCGGATACTGCCTGAATACCTGCACATCCGTCTTGTGTACTTCCTGGTAACTAACCTTTGAGGGAGGAGCTTCCTGCTGCTCCGACTGTTCAGGGTTGTCGCCGTTGCAGGCGCTAAGGCCTGTTATAAGCAGCACTGCCATGAAGACTGCATGGTATTTAAAAATGCGCATAAATCTGCGGGATGGCATCCATTCCTCCGTAGTGTTCCGGGCAGGAAAAGCCGGCCGGCTTTTATTTGCCCCTGATTTATCTGCTGCCGATTGTCTGTCTTTTTCTGGCCTGATCCAGAGTCCATGCCGAATGAGCAACCCACCCAAACCTGGAAAGACACTCGACTATGCTCAGGCCTTCCGTGGAATAAGTCTGTCCACCGGGCCTTTCTTCCCATGTCAGCAGGATGACAATCTCTGTCTCCCAGTCCCTGCGCAAGAAAATGCTCACTGACTCCAGTCTGTCGCTGGCACCCGGTGAAATTTCCCTGGCCTTGTCCAGGGCTTTTTTCCTGCACTTATCATTGTATGCATGCACATGTATAATTTCCGTGTAGGACATAAAAAACTCGCTTCCTCCGGGCGGACCCTGCTTGAGTAATCATTCAGTAGGTGCCGGTAATCACAAACGAGCAAAATGAAAGCATGAAAAATGCCATAAAAAATATCCTTTAAAATCAGCAAGATTTGAATATAAAAAAGCATCAGCAGTCATATTTGACCAGAATGTTTTGTCATATTTGACTTTCCACCTGCATGCTGTCACATTTGACCAGCAGCCAGGCTCGAAGCCGCCTGTCCTGTATCAATGAGCCGATGTCCACAGCGCTATTGTGCAGGCCTCTCATATTGAACATTTACAAAACCCGGGATCAACCCATGGATCAAAACATTTTTTTCCGCGAAGCCACCATGCGCATATGCGGCAGCCTTGATCTGCAAAAAGCCATGCAGAACACCCTGGAATTTATCAGCAGCTACATTCCGGCAGACGCCCTGAATATCGGTCTTATAGATCCGGAACCAGGAGTCGCCCGCAGCGTTGTGCATATTTCACCGGATGACTGGCCTGAAAGCAGGTCC contains the following coding sequences:
- a CDS encoding PAS domain S-box protein gives rise to the protein MPQDNTSKGLSELTPEQCQELFTNAPIGVFTTTSDGHLLSTNPFLAQMHGYDTPEELIDSITDIPSQLYADPEDRSKLQQQLATRGQVQNFECRFLRRDGSVFWASINIRAVRDATGSFTHYQGFVSDITAHKQTEEALRKSEEKYRTVFENTGTASCILEKDGTISLVNARFAQLAGYHPEQIENKKTWMEFVVPEDLESMRHQHNLRRKDRKKALTEYEFRFVDKDSNVKNIYLYIDMIPGTDKSVASLLDITDLKRSEQEMKAQKRLLEGIINGVSDVLAIQYPDLSIERYNQTGYDLLGMSLDEVKGRKCFELIGRLQECEECATRKALKSRKAEQIEKFVPELGIYLECRSNPILDEKGNVVQLIEQLRDITEYKQKAEALRESEQKLRSLFSAMTEAVVLHELVFDSRGEAIDYRIIDCNQAFTKMTGISKAEAVGKLATEVYGTDTPPYWQEFSQVAITGTPLDFSTYYQPLNKHLRISVVSPEKNKFATIITDITELKKAEETIRLNEKRLQTLLDLNNMKDASVTELTHFAMEAAVSLTGSSMGYVAFPSEDETVLNMFAWSSKAMQECAIKDKHVEFKVCDTGLWGEAIRQRRAIITNDYSTSSPLKKGMPEGHVHVTRHMNVPIFDQDRIVIVAGAANKPTAYSDDDVRQLELLMSGLWTILCRKRAEQEREQLQARLLQAQKMESIGIMAGGVAHDFNNLLQTMSGNIEFLLQDKSADHPDISRLQAISRSIARSASLVQQLLLAGRKAKFQKVQVDLNEELQEVFQMLERVVPKMIALELHLDPYIEPIAADPVQIEQVLLNLANNAVDAMPQGGRLAFETNSVVLDEAFVKLHPGVTPGNYVLLSVTDTGCGMDRETLHHIFDPFFTTKETGKGNGLGLATAYGIINAHGGYIQCYSEPGQGTTFKIFFPVQEADALQPDESAPAENAPGGRETILVVDDEPEIRELTREALESLGYSARVASSGEEALDIYKQQGENVDLVLLDLNMPGMGGRKCLQELLHLDPRVRVLIASGYASNGLDVLNIGSRGYLGKPYQINELAAKIREVLDDA
- a CDS encoding HD-GYP domain-containing protein, which codes for MKSNQNGDLEQFFPVSIYSIQPNKVNDFRIYIKRGNNYVLLTNKKEAFSLSQRDRLYNLNIETVYIPYNEAESYDRYLVENLDKILYDENIPLHERSKTFYNLATDLSYEVINEKLSSDYKFKDLLNVIDQTIDFLSKPENLASVRKLISHDYYSYTHSVNVFVYSAFLLNQYNYDKKDITYIGSGAFLHDIGKSLIPHHTLNKPGALNNKEWEIMKKHPEYGIEACSNLSLSYKTKFVIRNHHEKLDGEGYPDRIKKIPHYVQIVTCCDIFDALTTNRVYANKRSPFEAFKLMKDKMHKQINLDILATFIKFMGKSPETVHSE
- a CDS encoding DUF4351 domain-containing protein, whose translation is MTKKTQGKPKERYAAKIRLIRILFARGWDRQRILDLFKVLDWLMSLPEDLESKIFSDIRQIEEEYQMPYVTSIERIALKKGMQEGIEKGMQQGMQQGMQKGEAQLLLRQLALKFGPIPEDKQRLIESADSQKLRQWSERILTAQSMDEVLNDS
- a CDS encoding efflux RND transporter permease subunit, whose translation is MLRFFINRPIFASVISIIIVLAGTTALRVLPVEQYPEVVPPEVVVNASYPGASAEVVAEAVAAPLEQEINGVDDMLYMESTTTDDGTLQIVVTFEMGTDPDMASVNVNNRVEAALPRLPQAVRDQGVRAEDRSTNILMVPVLYSPDESRDSLFIANYAIMNVLEELNRLPGVGEASVFAPEDYSMRIWQDPDKLARHDLTPSDLADAIREQSAHYAAGRIGADPAPAGVDFTYSVSTDEMLAEPEEYEDIILRSGKNVSTLRLGDVARAELGPQRYGFSAEYNGQQAVGMGVFLAPGANAMETAEVVNEALEEMSVHFPEGLDYTMGYDVTEFIEASIQEVLITLLIAMALVVLVTFIFLQRLRATLIPVTAIPVSIIGTFAGMLAMGFSVNLLTLFGLVLSIGIVVDNAIIVMENVERLMRERSLKAREASIETMKQVAGAVLASTLVLVAVFAPSAFLGGMTGELYRQFAVTIAVSVVVSGVVALTLTPAMCALLLDRQRGRLPRPFVWFNRAFEMQTSAYVWVVSKMVRHAAVGVLLFAVFTGATVYAVTRMAPGLIPQEDQGGFIMAMELPAASSLSRTEQARDKVMDGLMEMEEVESFTGIAGVDIFDMALRSHMGMGFVNLTHWDERQEPGQDAQSMTEKVMGMGQEIQEANILAFVPPPIVGLSLAGGVEGYLEVRGDMDVEELEAMAWELMAAANERPELVNARTTLETDIPNYRADLDREKSRDMGVPVNQVYETMQSTFGTLYVGDFTMQDRNWQVNLQSEKDFRSRPEDLSKVFVRSEHGQMLPLTSLVSLERDVGPDVINRYNVNSAARLMADAAPGYTTGEAKEAVEEVAEKIIGNGETSLGWIGEAFQLDVAAGAGGTAFGLGLVMVVLILAAQYERWTLPLAVASAVPFGVLGASLAAMLRGFPNDIYFQVGLLVLIGLAAKNAILIVAFAAQNRENEGMNSTEAALSAARQRFRPIVMTAMTFIIGVLPLVFATGAGAASRQVIGTVVVGGMLLASTVAILFVPLFYKLMDDVSFYFHNRKMFRDKR
- a CDS encoding efflux RND transporter periplasmic adaptor subunit gives rise to the protein MPSRRFMRIFKYHAVFMAVLLITGLSACNGDNPEQSEQQEAPPSKVSYQEVHKTDVQVFRQYPARVHGSSTVQVRSRVEGILEEKLYQEGEVVSKGDELFVIDQEPFEIALRQARADLEDARAGYDHARRDWKRYSRLYEQGTVSEQTRDEARTEYQLAGAAVSRAEANVEDARRNLRYTRVSAPVDGITGMEDVSEGNLLSWGDLLTTMTRNDPVHVRFSIPQEEAVARRMAAQAGPEEALPPKSLLEGARVGREGLDVLLARLMPDRDQKYPHKGVVDFTASTVDPDTGEVAYRAVFANPDQELMPGQFVRVRLLLQNLEDVFLVPESAVGQDQEGPMVFVLDEDNVAQVRHVRLGPVLEDGWAVFEGLQEKDRVVVNGQVALEDGEQVQARPAENPETK